Proteins from a single region of Geothrix sp. PMB-07:
- the ilvB gene encoding biosynthetic-type acetolactate synthase large subunit, whose product MSDATTFTGAQLIWESLLREGVDTVFGYPGGAILPAYDAMVSYPIRHVLVRHEQSACHMADGYARASGRVGVVVATSGPGATNLVTGLATAMLDSTPLVAITGQVGSALLGTDAFQEVDITGITIPVTKHNYLVTRAEDIVPAIREAFAVARSGRPGPVLVDITKDAQQSRAALDWEGAVPQRHLRHLPAPLDQEALAEALELIRNAKRPIILAGHGIQLSGARAEVLALAERADIPFALTLLGLGAVPATHPLSLGMMGMHGEAWVNRAIQEADLLLAFGMRFDDRVTGKLKEYAPHAKKIHIDIDASELNKNVPVDVAIAADLGDVLRALLPQLPVADRSGWLDTIREWRGDSAVRDIKNLPDDGHLYAAHVMHDLWRLTKGEAIVVTDVGQHQMWEAQYYKHDGERSLVTSGGAGTMGFALPAAIGAKVARPEAEVWVVAGDGGFQMTFAELMTAVQEHVKVNIAIINNGYLGMVRQWQAMFYEGRYAATPILSPDFVKLAEAFGVHGQRVASRGELAAAVAQARAVDGTALIEFKVEQEDSVYPMVPAGAALHEMIRRPSALAETGSDPH is encoded by the coding sequence ATGTCAGATGCAACGACATTCACCGGCGCCCAGCTCATCTGGGAGAGCCTGCTGCGCGAAGGCGTGGACACGGTCTTCGGCTATCCCGGCGGCGCCATCCTGCCCGCCTACGACGCCATGGTGAGCTACCCCATCCGTCACGTGCTCGTGCGCCACGAGCAGAGTGCCTGCCACATGGCCGATGGCTACGCCCGCGCCAGCGGCCGGGTGGGCGTGGTGGTGGCGACCTCCGGCCCCGGCGCCACGAACCTGGTGACGGGCCTCGCCACCGCCATGCTGGACTCCACACCGCTCGTGGCCATCACGGGGCAGGTGGGTTCCGCGCTCCTCGGCACCGACGCCTTCCAGGAAGTTGACATCACCGGCATCACCATCCCCGTCACCAAGCACAACTACTTGGTGACCCGCGCCGAGGACATCGTCCCCGCCATCCGCGAGGCCTTCGCCGTGGCCCGCAGCGGCCGCCCCGGCCCCGTGCTGGTGGACATCACCAAGGATGCCCAGCAGTCCCGAGCCGCGCTGGACTGGGAGGGCGCGGTGCCCCAGCGCCACCTAAGGCACCTGCCCGCGCCCCTGGATCAGGAGGCCCTGGCCGAGGCCCTCGAACTCATCCGAAATGCGAAGCGGCCCATCATCCTCGCGGGCCATGGCATCCAGCTCTCGGGCGCCCGGGCCGAAGTGCTCGCCCTGGCTGAGCGGGCCGACATCCCCTTCGCGCTTACCCTGCTGGGCCTGGGCGCCGTGCCCGCCACGCACCCCCTCAGCCTCGGCATGATGGGCATGCACGGCGAGGCCTGGGTGAACCGCGCCATCCAGGAGGCGGACCTGTTGCTGGCCTTCGGCATGCGCTTCGATGATCGGGTGACGGGCAAGCTCAAGGAATACGCGCCCCATGCGAAAAAGATCCACATCGACATCGACGCCAGCGAGCTGAACAAGAACGTGCCAGTGGACGTGGCCATCGCCGCCGACTTGGGTGACGTCCTGCGGGCCCTGCTACCCCAGCTGCCCGTGGCGGATCGGTCGGGCTGGCTGGACACCATCCGCGAGTGGCGCGGCGATTCCGCCGTGCGGGACATCAAGAACCTGCCGGATGACGGCCACCTCTATGCAGCGCATGTCATGCACGACCTCTGGCGCCTCACCAAGGGCGAGGCCATCGTGGTGACGGACGTGGGCCAGCACCAGATGTGGGAGGCCCAGTACTACAAGCACGACGGCGAGCGCAGCCTCGTCACCAGCGGCGGGGCGGGCACCATGGGCTTTGCATTGCCCGCGGCCATCGGCGCCAAGGTGGCCCGGCCCGAGGCCGAAGTCTGGGTCGTAGCGGGCGACGGCGGTTTCCAGATGACCTTCGCCGAGCTGATGACCGCCGTGCAGGAGCACGTGAAGGTGAACATCGCCATCATCAACAATGGGTACCTGGGCATGGTGCGCCAGTGGCAGGCCATGTTCTACGAGGGCCGCTACGCCGCCACGCCCATCCTGTCGCCGGACTTCGTGAAGCTGGCGGAGGCCTTCGGCGTCCACGGTCAGCGGGTCGCCTCTCGGGGCGAGCTGGCCGCGGCCGTCGCGCAGGCCCGCGCGGTCGATGGCACCGCCCTGATCGAGTTCAAGGTCGAGCAGGAGGACAGCGTCTATCCCATGGTGCCGGCGGGTGCGGCACTCCACGAGATGATCCGGCGGCCCAGCGCTCTGGCCGAAACCGGCTCGGATCCCCACTGA